Part of the Mytilus trossulus isolate FHL-02 chromosome 2, PNRI_Mtr1.1.1.hap1, whole genome shotgun sequence genome is shown below.
atttaaataaatcgACAATTATAGACGGAGGTATAGTTTGTTCTATGGACATGATTGCGctaagtaaggaatatgacagttgttttgcATTCGTTCCTTTCCTTGTTTAAGTCTATCGTTTGGTTTTGTCAGTTTGAGAAGACTTCCTTCCCCCTTGATTAGTTtgccttggagttcggtatttttgtatacttttctgattaaatttaatgaaatattatcaGTTACCAtctatcaattttataaatataaatcataagGTTCGACGTTTCAGGGTGAATGGTTTAGCCCAACACAGTGTCTATAGAATGGCACGAAATCAATTAAACAACTGAATATATAACTGTGTTTTGCTTCTGTTTGAGAGATAACGACTTACAGCAGATTTCGACATAATTCATCATTAACGTTAAATGTGTCTAGATGGAGATAACCTTTATACCTACATTACTCGTAAAACACAAGTGTAATGAAATTGAACTTACATAATTAAGATTTATCATGGTATATTCAGCAATTGTCAATGTGTATAAGTATataacatttagattgattgattgattgttggttgcttaacgtccagtggcaaatatttcatgcatattcaggacgagaacaagttcacaataaatacaataggtaggttgatacaatagaggccatctgggatgatggtcggggaaatttggactgcccctggaaaatgagggtattttggatagggacagaaattttgccttgcaatgcttcctacggacccctcaaatagttgttgcaagggttcttaacgtgcaaagaacgtggcactctctttacacgaggcatcggatttaacgtcccccttctgacaggacgtgactgcgaacttgatacatcccgcacagctttacggacgccccacttcggcaagcgtctTACTGCCGGTCTGGataagaccaagtgaccatatttctataccccagtcacccttgggggggggggggggataaaaTTTAGAAGATTTGCCATGATTGGACAATGgttgcaaataagacaactatcctaCAAGGTTCAAATGatgttcaaaacaattataGACAACCGTACGACGTTCAACAATTAGAAAGCACATATAACGAAAAGTCGTCCTTAAAAGACCAcagcataaaaaatataaaatattttaattgagaaaactattaaacaacgacccaactaaaaaaaaaagcaacccTCCAAACAattatgacagacatgaaccaacgacaaccactgaactacatgcTCCCCagttgggacaggcacatatgatatagtggggttaaacatgattaAAGGCACCAAACCTCCGCTAATCTTGGACATTGGGGTCATCAGGTCATTTTTAAGGAACTAAGTTTTATTTTGCAGTTGTTTATATACTTCTCTGATActgataaatgatttttaaccATACATTTACTTCTTTTGACATACAATAGTTGAATACTATTGAATATCAGTCAGAATGTATAGTAAGAAGAATGTCATTCAAAACACCAGCagttatcgtttttttttcttctcatgGGAATTATTTAATCActaaactatatataaatatttgtcaattaaggtattgtttttttaattacagaAAGTAATCTACAGGATGGAAGAATACAATTCATCAACCATTTACACATCAGTAGTGAAATCCTGCTCAGTTGGGACATGCATTCCTACAAACGAGTCAGATAACTTATATTGTGAAAAGAAGGACCGTTTATATAAAGTGTACGGTTGTTCATTCAGAACTTGTTGTGATGATAAAGATTTCTGTAACAGCGGTCATCTGAATTCACCGTATATTCAAACTATCTTCTTGACATTATTAGCATGCGTTCTCATCCATAGACTTGCTCCTTACACATGACTGTCACTCAACTTATtctcaataattttaaaattaattgctcaaaataaaatgataacacTTGTACGTTATAGTGGTTAATTCACATAATCTATTTTTCCTGAATCTGAGCAATAATTAATAACGTACGATTATTATCAAAATCTTTGATTTGAGGATAAGGGTATCATTCAAATCACAACTGAAACTCTAAAGACGAGAAAATGACAGTTACTGTAATatgaaaacagtaaaatttcctgaAAAATTCGTATTGgtctatatttttctttcatcctgctaaaaaattgaatatgaaTTTCATAGTTACTAGAAAATATCATTTCAAGCATCTTAATTTTGTTACAGATGGTATTGATTACGTTGCTTTTCATCAGAGCTGCATGGAGTTGTCATcggttggggtttttttttgggggggggggggggggggggtgatgGAGAAGGCGCAAAATGTATAATGGCTTTACCACACATTAACTAGCTGAAACTTTTAGAGCCCAGGCAATAATGATCCCAGTCGTATTTAGAACAACGCTTTTTTTGGGTcataaatgctcttcaactttgtatttgtttggctttagaactattttgatctgagcgtcactgatgagtcttatgtagacgaaacgcgcgtctggcgtattaaattataatcctgttacttttgataactttttttcaacttttcgTTTTTAAGTATCTTTAAATTCGCAATTGATTTGACTTTGCAACTATTTTAGTTAGGGTGCTACTTTTGGCGTACCAAATAGCACCCTTTTTGCGTACCAAATCAAAAGTCTGATATCTAGATGTGCTTTACAATCACTTAGTCGATGCCAATGCTTGTGGACGTTTTATCACAGAGGTTACCactatcaccagcccagtagcagCACTAATTTGCTGACATGAATCATTAttgaaagtcaaatttataaattaactgtttataaaacttggaATTGATAGAAGTACTTAAGGTTGTCTACCCCATGAATAGATTATCTTAAATGTACTTGACAAACACTTTCGGAATTGTTGGGACTGAATGCTTTACCTTTGCACTGGGACTGAATGCTTTACCTTTGCACTTTATTTGACTTTGAAAATTATTCTGATTTGAGTATCACTGTTAATCCGTCTGTAAACGAACCTGGTATCTTTGACAAGTTTCTTATAGTAagcacttttgtgctgacatgaaatGAATGCAGAGGTCGTTTTCTGTAAGTTCACTGTTTATAACATGTTGAATTACTTAGGACACCAAGATTTTTCTACTGCAGGCAAAGATAACCTTGGTGATATTTTGCAATCTTGCATACCAAATAATAAGCTTGCTACCtttatagatgttttttttatttataacttttgaacagcagtatactaatgttgcctttatgtaaCATCACCGGATCAGAATATCTACAGGTGGACATTCTGTCCCACGAGGACTTTAACAGTCTGGAAGCCTTACAGCATGAAATCAATTTAGGACATTTGAACAGTTGTATACTAATGTTGACTTTATTTACatattggttttaaaatataaaaatttaatttatagaCAGGAATGAATTTAGTACAATATGAACTGATACAAGCCCATGTGAGGTCtgtaataaattaaaactagatttttcatcaacaacataatttttattaacaaaattataatcaacaacaatcattgtaaatatatatatatatttatatacaaatataaacagtataaaaaaaacatattaaaattcatattgaaAGTTTGCCCAGCATCAGGTGTTACATTCTGCATGTTTATTTGCTTGTTTGATGGGATATAACACCACAAACagttaaattgtaaaatttgtgaAATGGTCTATTGACGTTGGAAACATTCTTGTTGTCACTGTAGCATAATGTGTTAGGAAGTAAATGATAAAATGATCACCTACTGataaataaatgtgtaattataGAAGGTGGGAATAAAGGgttaatattattgaaataacATCTTAGTAGGCCTTTCATTAATGCTAAATACACAAAGATCTCACAACATTACATTCAGGATCTCATTGCAATCATACCAAtttgattatctttttttccACATATCTATCAGTTATATTAGTTTGTGCAAGTTACAGAATATCATTAATGAATTGGCTTCTGATACAaagatctttatataatatatattcatgacTTCTGTCATGTAAATGAGACCAAGAATGTTGTAAGATGTGCATTAAGTTAGCACTGTAAAAGGTTGAATAAATTCAATTCGAACTGAATTGAGATCAAATGTAATAATGATGTTCAATTTCAAGTTTTGGATGgcatatgttttatatgtttagcTAGTTCCTTCTGTTacctttgtttttattgtttatcgtaccaaaattataaagtattttttccGAACTTAACAATTGCTTCCTATTACttaatgattttttatcaaaaggTTAAGGGAGAGAACTAAAAGGAGATATTTCAGTTTAACATAAATCATGTCTGAAAATTAGATTCAACTGTAGTTTACTGATGTTCAAATctcctaaataaaattgttaatgcAAATGGGGAacatggggaatatgtcaaagagacaacaacctgaccaaagagcagacaacccTGTACTATGATGCAAATCATGatgaataacaaatttattgCAACCTATTCAAAGATAGTCCTGTTAAAATGTTGTTCTTCGTGCAATTTGGCACTGTGGTCAATTATTTGATATCTGTCACATATTTTATGTTGCATTTTTATGACTAATGATAATAAGATACTTCCTTCATAACTAcaatgtattattatatatgactcttttttacatttttatatctgTTCCTTCATTAAAAGTTCACAATGTTAATGGAGGTTTAcgttatatttgaattttctcTTCAACcttttctttctgttttgttttctacatGTAATTGGCAATATGATTATCATTCTAATTATTATGACTAAAACAAATGACAAGTAACAACCTATGCTGTTCTGTTTAAGCAGTGAATTAGTCCAGGATTCTCAATCAAATCCATAAGTAGCAAAAATAACTACTGGTATACAGTTATCACATCTTTGATTTTGTCAGCCAGAAGAAGTCCTAAAAAGCAAACAATGGgtcattactttttttaaatattctattaATAATAAATCTCAAGCTTGTTCAGCTTTAACCTAGGTGTATTGAAATGGAAAACTTTTGTTCATGTATGCCACATATATCTATCTTAAAATGCatcttttacaaacaaaaaaatattgtaagtCTGATGAACAAAAAACGTCAATACCAAAGTAATCCATTTAGATCAAGTATGCCACCAGTATTAGTATGTTCTGAGGTGTAACAATACCACAGGTCATGTATTGCCTGCTACAGAAATGTATCAAGTAACTACATTTTCAATACCAAAGTGGTTTGGTTTAAGTGTAATGAAACAACAACTATCctctttcttttaaataataaaggAACATTTTAGTGTATATGAGTGGTAGCTATCATCCCTGGTCCTACACCAAAACATCAATTGAGAGGTTTCATCAAAACTGAATTATAAGACAAAGTTGATAACCTTTATTTTTCCATTGTaattgttgttaatttatgtttcaatattCCAGCCACACCTGCATAATGAGTTAATAATTTCCAGTTGATAAAGATAATCAAGAATTAGTCGTATCTATCAGGTAAATTGGTGTTTAAGGAAGAtccaaaagagggacgaaagataccaaagggacagtcaaactcataaatctaaaacaaactaacaacaccatggctaaaaatgaaaaagacaaacagacaaacaatagtacacatgacacaacatagaaaaccaaagaataaacaacaggaACGCCACCaaaaaaatgacagaataaAACATGGACAACAGGAATGGTCATTGGTCAGAGAAATTATGAAAGCAATAATTAAAAtgcattcaaaataaaacatattgacaGTAAGCACTTACCTGGGGTTTTCTCTGAGCTTGTGGACTTATCATCACATTTATCAGAGAGATTTGGCACTTACCTGGGGTTTTCTCTGAGCTTGTGGACTTATCATCACATTTATCAGAGAGATTTGATCCTTGCTGTTTAATGCTGTAGTTAGACTAGATTTTAATTCAGCTGCAGTCCTGACAAAATATCCTTTGCCACCAAAAGCTTCTATCATTCTCTCATAATGAGCATCAACAGTCAAACATGATGGAGGAAgactaaaacattttaaatataaggaTACAATACTAAAATTCACTGtacaatatacattgtacatgttttgGATATATTACACTTTCATGCTTTTTTCATGCATCATTGGTTGCATTATCTTTTATACATAAAAGGACAAACATTAAGGTGAAGATTCTCAAAAGATAATTGCTTATATACAATACTAGCGAGTTTTCCCCTATCAAACTGTAGTTTGTCAGCCTTATATTTATCCATTACACATCAGACATACCCTACCatatctatttcattttgaaatgtggaaaaattaatgccatttaaaaaaaatatagattagACTTTGACTTCACTTATATAGCTACATAAGCCAGATTAACCATAACATTTGAAAGACATTTGTTTGGTTGTAAATGATCATTGAATTACATCAACTAAATAAAATGTGAAGACCATTTCATACACTAAGGCTACATCACTCTGATGCATTGAAGGCCCTATGCAGTGTGTGCATTATTATTGCCATTGTTCATAAAATAAGGAacacaaatacaatttttgtttcTGCATTTTCAGGAAATTATCATTCTAAATATCAATGAAAGAAATTAAGAAGTGCTGctagtttttcttttctttttggtaCTAgtattaaacatgtattttataacttaCTTTAAAGGAAGATCTGTATCCTGTAGTGATTCCCATGACTCTCCATCCAATCCATTATAAATGCCATTGTTGTTCATAATTATCATTACAACTGGCAGTTTGTATCTGAAAGTGTACTGTGTtataaataaacagctgcgccatgagcgcatgatacgcccgacgtcttgtgtggaagttttatgcaataatcataaatagtttctgagaaagttttaagcaataaccatatattgtttttgagacatggtgggacatgtgaaacccccaacccgtttttttttatactaaaataaaattttgaatcaaaaacaaaaagtatacagatctttagattaatataacgaagaagtgtgtaaagttttaagcaatattcataaattatttttgagatacggcgcgacatgtaaaaaaaacctcccctgtttaacaaaatactcaataactccaaaataaagttttgaatcatcaccaaaaagtatacagatctttaaattaatatgacaaagaagtgtgtaaagttttaagcaataatcataaattgtttttgagatacggcacaacatgtaaaaaaaacctcccccttttttacaaaatactcaataactcaaaaaggaaattttgaatcatcaccaaaaagtatacagatctttagattattataacaaagacatgtgtaaagttttaagcaataatcataaatagtttttcagatatggtgcgacatgtaaaaaaaacctcccccttttttacaaaatactcaacaacttaaaaataaaattttgaatcataaccaaaaagtatacagatattaagattaatataactaagaagtgtttaaagtttaaagccataatcaagaatggtttttgagatatggtgcgacatgtgaaaaaaacacacccctgttttagttacaaagtaccgtaactcaaaaagttttaatcttatttcaccaaaaagtatacagatcatttgaccatcataagaaacaactatgttaagtttcatgaaatttggataagtcctTCTCAAGTTACAGTGTGACATGTTTAcgccagacagacagacggacagacagacagacagacggacaccAGACATTTGtttaccataatacgtcccgtcaaaattttgacggccgtataaaaatgttgacatgaatttgATCAAACTGCAATGAGGAATGTATTTGTGATAATGACAACAGTTACATTGCATATCATCTACATTTCCATGGTGCATTACACCCAGAAAATATTCAATTAACTTAGATTGAAACAAACCATATTAAACCCAGAAGATAACTGTAGGTGTTAGAGTTCTTACAATGGCGATTTCgatatttacagacttaattGGCATACATCCCCAAATATAATCAATTCACACTAGATTTCTAACATATCTGAGATATAACTGATGTTGACACTTGACACAAACTTTTATCCATTTTCAATGAGAAAAGTTGGATGGAGAGTCCAAGTGCTACATAATTCTATACATTTTGATACTCTATATTCACATTACCAAAATGCATATATCTTCCCAGTTAAAATAAGAATCAGTCCTGATTATGAGATATTTATCAAGTGAACTTCAAGACATTTATTTGATTGAAATCTTCTGTTAACTGAATGTATTAGAGAGCCTTGGATATCAATTTGAAACATTACTGTTAATTGCTACGGTCATTTTCTGTAATCACTGTTCATAAACCTTCACAATATCAAATGAAACACTGATGGTATTAGCAAGAGCATATCTCTTCCTAAATTATCAAGCGACCTTAACTTCAAATGATATATTACTGGtgtgatattttgatattacttttaTTGAAACTTGACCTTTGGTATGAGAAAGCTTATAATTTCAATCGGGCATCagcattttcatatttctgtAAACCTTTAAGGCAAGGGCAATGAACATCTTTGCCTTAAAATGCAGAAAGTAGAATTGGTGAATATGTACTTACATCGAAGAAATCTTTATTTCTTACCTACAAATCGTCTCCAACTCCATCCCAGAAAATCCAAAAGCTGAGTCTCCTTGAATGGATACAACTTTTTTATTTGGGGTATGATCCTTACACCAAGCTGCTGCTGCAACAACAAATCCAAGTCCTACACCCATTGTTCCATATGATCCAGCATCTAAtctttaaagttaaaataaaggTGTTATCAGCTAATTTAAAGCTCTAAATAGGTATCAATATCTTAACTTGAAGGAAACTGCAATTTggaatatcaaatttattacaTCACAATCGTTTTATAAAAACTATAGATATACATTTATAGTAAATAAGCTGGGCAAATTTCAACTTAAACATATGGAAGTTGGTATGTGACGGTTGCGGTACAATACAATGTCCTACTGGTATTTAAAAGGCTGTAAACCAATCAAGAAGCTATACAGTACACATAATGAAAGTTCAAGTGTCACATATAACTTAAACATTAACAATGAACTATAACAAATGAGATCATGGTCAGAAAAAAACCTGTCAAAcagatataaaattgagaaaggaaatggtgaatatgtcaaagcgacaaccacccgaccatagagaaaacaacagccgaaggcaaccaatgggtcttcaatgtagcaagaattcccgcacccgtaggtgtccttcagctggcccctaaaatatgcataatagtacagtgataatggacgtcatactaaactccgaattatacacaagaaactaaaatttaaaatcatacaagactaacaaaggccagaggctcctgacttgggacaggcgcatgTTCACTTTAAAATCCTCCCATTTGccaaatatcattgacataTTGTTCATAGTATCCAAGAAGCTTTGACTACACTTTGAAAACTATTGCTTGAGGTGAAGCTGAGGACAAAATTTGGTATCATAGGGACAACTAGTTTGCTATAACACTCAAAACCAGTCATTAAcaatagttgtcgtttgtttatgtaattcatacatgtttcttgtttctcgtttgtTATACatataagaccgttggttttccagtttgtatggttttacactagtaattttggggccctttaaagctttttgtccgtgtgagccaaggctccgtgttgaaggcctttcattgacctataatggtttaattttataaattgttatttggatggagagttgtctcattggcgctcacaccacatctttcaaTAAGAAAACAACTTTATAAAAAGTTGATCTGCATACACCACTTGGAAAAACATAGTCTATCTTTTTATGTTGGGTATACTTTACGAAAACAACCCTAAGATAAATACCTGTGTCTAGGCAGACTGTTCAGTATCATGGTCCTACTGATATCCATTGTGTTAGCTCCCTCACTGACGATAATGCAGTCTTTTGGTAGTAGTGATCTTATCTAATATACAAAgtagtaaacaaaaatattttttaagcaGATTAGTATGATAAATTCATGATTGCACAATTCtacaatatttttcttttaataaactCATGAACTGATGGAACTGTGTCAATCACTTGACTTTATGTAGTGAATACCACAGTGATAACACATGgttgaaaatgttaaatgtataaaactaaGAACATACATTATTTGAGAATagcacttttataaattaactcaaaatgttgatatttcttttgggttttaatttatagaaaaagaaacttaaataaaacaaacgaAATATTTTTGGCAATATTTAAACTGCTGAATTATTTCCTATCCAGTTATCTGTATCACATTTGGAAATCAAATGTTTCTGCTGAAAGTTGAGAAATGTAAGAATTCCAGACAATACATGGTTAAGGAGGTGTATCCTCCAATTACCATAGAAACTTAATATCAAGGAAGCCGCTGCAAAAGCAtgccatataaaaaaaatcaaattattcaaattcaattagTAAAGATGATAGGCAAGCCTGGTGATGGTAGGGAGTCATCAACCATAAGTCTTTAGGGAgattatatttcaaaagtttttaaagataaacagctatctaattttatatataaactaacCTCATCATAAGCAGCAAAGTAATTCATTGGAACAGATTTGTCATCTATCATTTgctgaaagaaagaaaaaactgTCTTGAAAAATCTGTAAATGATGCTTAAACAGAAGACATACTCATATAATACAAGTAACTTTTAAcaattgtttgattatttagtTTGGAGAAAAATATTAGGCtgtaaaactttataaaaaaaaaagcaataattGTATTCATGATTCAACATTAACTGAAAGGATTCATGTCATATAATGTGTGTTTTTCTATTAGTTTAAAACATATTCCACATGGTACATGTATTGTTACCTCATTTTCTACTGTATTAAAAAACTGTTATAATACAGAATATGCTTTTACTAACTCTATAGAAGTCACTCTGGTAAAGAAAAAATTATTTAGCTGTCTTAAGAGCAAGAGGTCATAGGTTCAATTGCCTGCATGTCAAGGACAAATATATAAAGTCTAGGAGTGATGATTGaatcatttttaacatttttaacaattaatgATAGGAAAAGGTGGTGATAAGGACATAACATTTGATGCACTTCAAAGGTGTTACAATTGCAATCTCTGGCCATATTACTGACAAAAACATTACATAGCATAAACATTTTagtttaaaagagaaaaaaatgtggCAATACTGTACCAGTAAAAAAACTTATGTTTagtactgaaaataaataaatcaaccaACTCAGAAATCTACCTTTTTTATTagtaaatattgttaaatatgCACTGGTTTGCAAGGTTGTGTACCTGTACTGATTTCTGATTAGCTTGAACTTTAGAATTCAATGTTTTCCACCAAGGTGATTTGGTACTGAAAGCAAATCTTCCTGGCATTTTTCCATAAACATCATTTATCTGAAAAAAgataaatcattatttttaatcaGAATATGCTGCAGTTTAACtatttttgggagttttatttcctttgttttcatatattaaattaaGGCAGTCAGATTAAGAGATCCTATTAAAATCAACTAAGatcaaacttgaaaaaaattgtaataattgaaaatgataaaatcaaaatgtcaaaaaaagaaaagaaaataagaaaagattTTCACCCAGTTAAATGCTTGTTACCTGTTGAATTATAGCACCACAATCTCCAACAAGAGAGACAGCTGACTGTACATTGTTTCCCATCTGTTCTGCACATATGTCAATctaaaatcataaaacagtCTTATTCATTCAGccttatattaaaaaacaaccatcacattattcaaaatgtttattgCACTCTTACTTAGACCCAAATGTGAAATTGAACTAACTTGCTTTGtgaatatatttactttttctaTCTGTTCTACCCCGAATTGTGTTTAAgatggtacccaacaccttgactcatattaatttggctcatttaattttcacaaaattttgacaaaatgattactttgaccctttgacaaaaatataaaaatttcaaaaaatttgaaccaaccacgTTATCAGAAAAAATTCCATGgttatagcagtttgacaaacacttatttttatcattgagaagctgaatatttccttaacaatacAACATGATTAAGGTCAtatgatacagttttgatcccgtatttacagtttgatgaaaatttccatataggctattttttgcctgattaaatcaaatatgtaataaaaaatataccttcatacgttactttttgagttaaatgaggtcgaaattttgtatatttgctcaaaatttggatttgtggccgtattttccctttcgaaagaaagacataacttttttgttttaaaagataaacagtatatatatatatctttattctttattgttaaataatttgtaatttctgtattttataagtatcctaaaaacttatgcatttttta
Proteins encoded:
- the LOC134705690 gene encoding uncharacterized protein LOC134705690, with the translated sequence MCVMDVITWLTIVMTIRHVFTLSCWNCIGTFCEQQNTNDNTEKKTCQEGASCQKVIYRMEEYNSSTIYTSVVKSCSVGTCIPTNESDNLYCEKKDRLYKVYGCSFRTCCDDKDFCNSGHLNSPYIQTIFLTLLACVLIHRLAPYT